Below is a window of Gossypium hirsutum isolate 1008001.06 chromosome A12, Gossypium_hirsutum_v2.1, whole genome shotgun sequence DNA.
CAGGGCCGGTGGACAATAAAAGCCAGAGTAACAGCAAAGGGAGAGCTTAGGCGCTATAACAATGCACGTGGTGAAGGAAAAGTTTTCTCGTTTGACCTCCTTGATTCTGATGGTGGAGAAATACGGGTGACCTGCTTTAATACTGTGGTTGACCAATTCTATAACCAGATTGAAACTGGTAAGATATATTTGATTTCTAGGGGAAGTCTAAAACCCGCTCAGAAGGCATTTAATCACCTTAATAATGAGCATGAAATACTTCTTGATAGCACATCAACGATACAGCCATGTTATGAGGATGACAACAGAATTCCACGACAGCAATTTCATTTCCGTACCATAAGTGATATTGAAGGTATGGAGAACAATAGTATTGTGGATATAATTGGTGTGGTGTCATTTATCAGTCCTGCTGCTTCAATAATGAGAAAAAATGGTATTGAAACTCAGAAGAGAACCCTTCATTTGAAGGACATGTCTGGCCGAAGTGTTGAGTTAACTTTATGGGGATCTTTATGCAATGCTGAAGGACAAAAGCTCCAATCTTTGTGTGATTCTGGGGAGTTTCCAGTTCTGGCTGTGAAAGCTGGTAGGGTGAATGATTTTAATGGGAAGGCAGTGGGTTCTATCTCTTCAACCCAGTTATTTATAGATCCTGATTTTCCTGAGGCTTATAGTTTAAAGAATTGGTTTGTCACTGATGGGAGGAACACTCCTACTGTCTCTATCTCCAGGGAAACGTCAAGTGTGAGTAGAACAGATAATAGAAAAACTTTATCACAAATCAAAGATGAGAAGCTCGGAACTTCTGAGAAACCAGATTGGATTACAGTGGCAGCAAGGATTGCATACATCAAGTTGGACAATTTCTGCTATACAGCTTGTCCCATCATGAATGGGGATCGTCAATGCAACAAAAAGGTTACAAATAATGGAGATGGGAAGTGGTGGTGTGATAAATGTGATAGGTCAGTAGATGAATGTGACTACAGGTATATAATTCAGTTGCAGATACAGGATCATACAGGCATAATATGGGTGACTGCTTTTCAGGAATCTGGTCAGGATATCATGGGGTGCCTGCAAAAGATTTGTACTATCTGAGGTATGAAAACCAAGAtgatgaaaaatttatggaaatcACTCGTCGAGTTATGTTTAATAAATACATATTCAAGTTAAAGGTAAAGGAGGAAACTTTTAGTGATGAACAGCGTGTGAAATCAACAGTGGTGAAAGTAGAAAAAGTAAATTTTTCGTCGGAAGCGAGGTACCTTTTGGATTTGATTGATAAGATTAAAGCAAATGATTCAGGTCTTTTTGCACCAAAGACAGAGTTTACCACTCCCAATACTGGACTGGATTACACCGGAGTTGGGATTGATGGAAGGAGGGATCTTGCACCACCAACTGCTAGTAGAGAATATGGATTACCAGTAAACCAAGGGGGTCAATATGGAAACCATTATGGTGGTTCTGGGCTTAGAGAATCTGCTTCGAACATGGATATATTCTGTAATAGTTGTGGGTTACAGGTCATAGCTCTACAAATTGTCCTACCATCATGAATGGTCCAGTACAGTCCATTGGTAGGGGCTATTCTGATAGAGTATTTTCTGGGGCAAGTGTTGGTGGTGCCTCAAGTGAGTGCTTTAAATGTCATCAAACTGGACATTGGGCCAGAGACTGCCCAAACTCTGGACGTTTACCTCCATTGAGGCACTGATTTTTCTTCAGGAAGATATGGAGGTGTTCAGAGGCAACAGGTAGGCTGGTTTTGAAGTTCTTTGGAATATGCATTGAACATTAAATCAGCCCATCATTTTGTAGCATATCATCTATCCCTTCTAATTGTATGTTATTGGTTTCTCAGGAGTTGGACATTGGACTTGGGAGGCATGAGTTGCTGCTGGAATGCCATTTGGACAATCTTAAAGTGAACTTAATAGGTTAGGGCTTTCTGGTAGAGACTTGAGATGGCGGTGGCACAGGTTCTTTCATTTTGTATTGGGGTCATGCATGCGAAAAGCCTGATGAACTTGGCAGTCTGGAAAGGGTAGCTTTTCAAGCATTTTGGTTTCGGTGTATTTAGTGCCGACTCTATATCTTTACATATTACATGGTTCTGTTTTCTACATGTAAAAAAGTTGGATTGTGGTATAATCTTTGGTTGTACTAACGTTTTGTTGCATTGCGTGTTCCTGAATTTTATGACAAACACCTTCCATTGGTTTGCACTGAAAATTGAAATTTTCGTTTTTAAAAATGTGTCTATATAAAGTCACAAGCAGTAGAAACTAGAAAGCAATTGAATCTGTATGGAAGGCAAAGGCATGATGAGGGCCGTCGGAGCTGTTCAAGTCAAGCCAGGCACTCTGAATTTAGTTGTAGTAAAAAAATAGGGGTGTACTCGCTCCCAACTAAGGACAATGTTATTAAACATGAAATTCTACTATCAAGTGTTCCCATCCAAAACTCGTTGGATAACTTAGTTGAACCTAACCAACCAAGTTTCCAAGCCAAAAACCGCAAAGGTATTTTCTAACCCAAAATTCTACAAGAAATTAGGAAGTTATTAGTATAATTAATGACTAATTACAGccaaattatagttattattcgaccatttatttaaaaaaaaaaaaaaaaacattggctGCCCAGAGGCCTTAGCGGATAGTCGAACGTGGCAAAATAAATTGTTGTGATGGTCATTGGTTTAACAGCCACAGCCACACAGGCCagacataataaaataatttaaaaaaagccGCTTTGGCGAATCGTGATTTGGTGATTGTGTGAGCCACACGTCCTTTTGCTGTTGGTTTTCAGTAATCTTGCGTTTCTCCGTCGGATTTCCAAGTTTCAGGGCGGAGCTCAACATCGAGGAAATCTCACGACACAACATCCATCCAGTAATTTCTCCACCTACTCTCGTTTCTTTTCATATCCTCTTAGGTTACAATTAAAATGTTAGGGTTTCTCGATTCTTCTCCTTAATTTTGCTATTGccattatgaataaataaattgcGAACGCTTCGTATTGTTTCCATCTGAATTACTAATATTGTTTTGTGTTGGAATCTGCTTTCAATTGCTTTTGTTTGAACCATTCAGTTGCAATTATTGTACATGTATACTCGCTGTTCTTTCAGTTAGACATATAAACTATAGATAGAAagtcctatgaaaatagatttcaTGCTTTTGCGTTCCAATACCCTTAATTAGGAGCTGCTTCTGGCCTTATTCTTTCTgcaattagttaaaatttcctgTTTATCAAATTTCATTTCTAGCCTTATTCTTTCTgcaattagttaaaatttcctgTTTATCAAATTTCATTCTTCAAAACAATGCAATCTATATTCTGGGCTTAGCAAGGAACCTTCAACATCCTTTATTTTGCAtctggctttttttttttttttgtaatctcAAAATTGGAGGTGGTTGCCTTCCCTTCCCTCATGTGAATTCAACCATTGGTTTCTCAAGTGTAGAAGCTTTCTTTGCAGGTAACTTGTTTTGGTTACTGGAGACAATGGACTTCTGGTTCAAGGGAATCAGTGAGGACACATCTGCGTACTCATTTAATGAGACAGACATTCAGAAATGTCCATTTCTTAAGAACATTAACAAACCCACCAACTTTTCATTCTCTTCAATGAGTTTTCCCATGCCTGTGAGTTCTTCTAGTCCATTTTATATCCTCCTTTTGGAGGATTCATGCATTGGTgtctgtgtgtatatatattatatgcatgcAAACATATATAAATTCTGAACTGTTAAATAGCCCTTGCCCTT
It encodes the following:
- the LOC107946806 gene encoding LOW QUALITY PROTEIN: replication protein A 70 kDa DNA-binding subunit C (The sequence of the model RefSeq protein was modified relative to this genomic sequence to represent the inferred CDS: inserted 1 base in 1 codon); amino-acid sequence: MEVNLTGGAVARIINREVSTEKDLKPLLQVIELKEVQTTSKNPQQQQQQQEPKKSERYRLLLSDGSLTQQGMLATSKNELVKSSKLQIGSVIQLTQYICNVIQDRMIVIIIELDVIVEKCDIIGKPVAAPRSSRLTQAPTDQPGTVMAQSNSLGGSSVAGGMADRLNSAGTTLQQPRMNQWHGNCRSNESDQINYPAANAPPSYPKADPSAGFPGSSPLDRPYGVQSTGFHNPRPATSRPLSTSNYQSVPTYQQPSPMYTNRGPVAKNEAPPRIIPISALNPYQGRWTIKARVTAKGELRRYNNARGEGKVFSFDLLDSDGGEIRVTCFNTVVDQFYNQIETGKIYLISRGSLKPAQKAFNHLNNEHEILLDSTSTIQPCYEDDNRIPRQQFHFRTISDIEGMENNSIVDIIGVVSFISPAASIMRKNGIETQKRTLHLKDMSGRSVELTLWGSLCNAEGQKLQSLCDSGEFPVLAVKAGRVNDFNGKAVGSISSTQLFIDPDFPEAYSLKNWFVTDGRNTPTVSISRETSSVSRTDNRKTLSQIKDEKLGTSEKPDWITVAARIAYIKLDNFCYTACPIMNGDRQCNKKVTNNGDGKWWCDKCDRSVDECDYRYIIQLQIQDHTGIIWVTAFQESGQDIMGCXAKDLYYLRYENQDDEKFMEITRRVMFNKYIFKLKVKEETFSDEQRVKSTVVKVEKVNFSSEARYLLDLIDKIKANDSGLFAPKTEFTTPNTGLDYTGVGIDGRRDLAPPTASREYGLPVNQGGQYGNHYGGSGLRESASNMDIFCNSCGLQVIALQIVLPS